The window TTTGGATGAGGATTCAACGTTCTCCGGTGGCAGGGAGAGGGAGCCAGAGAGCCGCGGCGGAACAGCAACTGTTCCCCCAgatggtgctgaagctgctgtagtCGTCCTCAACAGGGCGGATGCTGCTACAAACGATCGGACATCTTTTTGCGGCCACGTATTTCTGCTTTCTTCTGCCCTTTGAACGAGGGGAGTCCCCCGGAGGCCGTTGGTCGACAGGACCGCGTCTGCTGACGAGAATCCTGGAGAGGTAGTCAGCCTTGGTGAGAGGAGCTGCGGATCTGCGGTCTGAGGCCTCGGTTTGATTCTTTCCTTCCCCGGGCGGATGATGCTCACAGGCTAACCCGATCCATTCACATCTACAGCAGATACCTAAAAAAAAAGCGGTGCGAGGATGCAAAGTAGGCTGGATAACATGAATGTAGAAGAGGCCGAtgtggaagaggaggggagggctgTAGCTGAGCCCCAGACCGGGACCGTGACACAGCAGGCCctagatggagagatggagatggacgAGATGGAGAGGCTTTTAGAGGAAAATGAAGATCTCAAGGTTTGATGGAATACATAGAGAATTGCAATGCCACCTGTATTGCTGTATAGGCTGTGAGAGACTAAATTACGATCCAATTTATTCCCATAATGTACATTCTTATGTTCTATAAAATTCTTGTTGATGTAACATTAAGCCTACATGCCTACAAAGTGTGATTATCAATCTTTGCACAATCTAATGCTTCTAGTGTGTGtggatctttttttaatgtatccagagaacacaaaaataaggcTCGAACTAGAACTATTCAGGCAAGGGATGAATAATTGGTTATTGATCAGACTGGTATCGATTGGATAGGATCAATAGCAGCTTATGCTAAAGCAGTCTCACCAGAAATGTTGAAATATTGGCAGATCCCTGCtaactgttttttctttttgtgctcCCATTTGAAATCGACTATCTTATCCTGCATCAAAGCCATTTAGCACTCCAGAAACCTAGATTTGACTGTCTGTGAGACGAAACCTGCTTTCCACCCCACCAGTGCGAAATTGAGGAGATGAGAACCGAGATGGATGAGATGCGTGATACTTTCTACGAGGAGGACACATGTCAGCTTCAGGAGATGAGACGTGAGCTGGAGAGGGCCAATAAGAACTGCCGTATCCTACAGTATCGTCTGAGGAAGGCGGAGAGGAAACGGCTGCGCTACGCCCAAACAGGAGAGATTGacgaggagctgctgaggagTCTGGAACAGGACCTCAAGGTACGCAGATCATAATAATTTGTGAACTATTTTACCGTTGCGCAGTAAGGATGAATGACCTCGTAACATAATGGCTTCAGGTGGCAAAAGATGTGTCGGTTCGCCTCCACCACGAGctggaaaaggtggaggagaaacgcacaaagacggaggaggagaatgaaaaGCTGAGACAGAAACTCATAGAAGTGGAGGTGACCAAACAAGCCCTGCAGAATGAACTGGATAAAACCAAAGAGGTACATTGTCATGTATTGGCCTGATATGCAGCTTTTATCAGGCAAAAATATATGATCAGTGATGATTAATATAAGCTTGAGTAGAATTCCCTGTTGAGTTCTAATGACTAAAAGACTTTGCTTTACAACATAGATTCTGTCAGAATTGTCAGTCTGTAGCTCACATTTGTCATTTGAATTATAAATGTGAATTGATTAAAGACATACAAACCATGATGAGGCATTAATTGTTATATTTACAGTcacaaaagagaaaaggaagcaAGGACATCCAGAAGCCAGATAAGAAATCAGCACAGACGCCTACTGAGGTACCCATGAGGATTTATACTATTATTAACTGCTTTGAAAATATAAGGAAATCCCATGACACAAGGATTATTTTCCCTTATGCTGGTTCCCTAGGAAGACAATGAGGACCTGAAATGCCAGCTTGCCTTTATCAAAGAGGAAGCAGTGTTAATGAGAAAGAAGACAGCCAAGATTGACAAAGAGAAGGATCGtttggagcaggagctgcagaaataTCGATCTTTCTACGGTGAACTGGACAGCACCCATCCTAAAGGAGAGGCTGGGGGCCCGCCCACCACCCGAGAGTCTGAACTGAAGCTGAGGCTCCGTCTGGTGGAAGAGGAGGCCAACATTTTGGGGAGGAAAATAGTGGAGTTGGAGGTAAGAGAAGATTGTGATATGTTTTCAAATGGGGAGGATATGAGTGcgaccttttcttcttcccagGTTGAGAACCGCGGCCTGAGGGCTGAGCTTGACGATCTCCGTGGCGAAGGAGAGGGTGCCGCAAGCTCTGGGTCTGAAGCGATGGGTGGGCAGGGCGGAGGACGGGCCCTCGGCGACGATCTGACAGAGCTtcgacagcagctgcagctggtggaggatgaggccgagctgctgaggaggaaCCTCGCCGACGCCGAGGAACAAAACAAGAGAGTGACTGGCGAGCTCAACAAGTTACGTTTCAAAGCCGGCACCCATGAGGGAGGTGCAAGACACGGAGGAGGGTCTGATGGAGCCAAGATGGAGGCACTGCAGGAGGAGTTAAAGGCAGCAAGACTACAGATTAACGATCTTAGCGGGAAGGTATATATTTAGAATATGGACTATCAACTAGCATAACTACTAACCTTTTTAAACTTGTCTTTTAGTTTAATGTTATAGCGTTTGCTGaggcacacaacacacataagCCCCCTGAGGCTAAAAATACATACTTGACTTCAATTAATTTTAATCATAATTTTTCTAGCTGAGGTATAAATAATATCCTGATTGATCTAAAAATATCAAGAAGGATGTAGCTGGATGATTTAGAGGTACACTGAACTAAAGCCCACTTTACATGCTTCTCTAGGTGATGCAGCTTCAGTACGAGAATCGCGTCCTCCTCTCCAACATGCAGCGTTACGACCTGGCCTCCCACCTTTCCCTGCGCCCCAGTCCAAGGGACAGCGACGCAGAGAGCGACGCCGGCGGAGCGAGTGGTCGACGTGAGAGCGATGAAGACTCCACCTCTTCCCGTCTCCTACCCCCACACCGCAAACGGGAGGGCCCTGTGGGCGGAGAGAGCGATTCCGATGAAGTCAGaaacaatagcagcagcagccgatGCCTGACCCCTACGCGAGGCCTCTACACCCCCACAGGGCCCGAAGGTGCCAGCTCCTCCACCTTGGCCCGCTTCCTGCCTGGCGGCCGGTGCAGCCTACCTGAGAGGCAGCAGATGATCGACATCCGCGTGGAAGCAGAGAGGCTTGTGAGGACCATCGACCGGCTCATCGCCGATACGGCCTCTGTGATTTCAGATGCAAGAGTTTACGTCTCCAATGGCGACCTGATgctggggagaggaggagaggagggggcagaggatgatgggagcAGGATCAGGGAACACGAGCTGTTGTATCGTATCAACGCTCAGATGAAGGCGTTTCGAAAAGAACTGCAAGCCTTCATTGACAGATTGGAGGTGCCAAGGCTCGAGGACAGGGAGGCGGACGAGCCGCTCTCGGTAAGACAATTACAACTTCACAGCTTGCGGAGTTTAATGGCAGCACAAAATAACATCTCAAAAACATTTAATCCTAATCttgtttcttcattttcatccaTCACTCAAAACCTCTTTTTAATTACCTCTCTTGGTTTGCCACTCCACGCCTCACCATACCCAGATGTTCCAGCCCATCATTTTGCTGATCCTCATACTTGTGTTATTCTCATCCCTCTCCTATGCCACCATCTTTAAACTAGTCTTTCTTTTTactcttttctttgttctgtgaCATTAATCTTAATTTGCATCATCCCttgttttgtactttttttttttgctctttttattttccccccaTCCCCACATCCTTTGTTGCCAAGGTAACCAAAAACACTGGAGAAGCTCAGCGCATACCAAGAAGATGTGGCTAGATCAAACACTGGAGCCTACATTATCCATAATGCAACACCTTCTCTGTCAGTCTACCAGAGAGGTAAGGTTTTTAAGTGACACCATTTTGTAAGATGATATGAACCCAGTCAGATGTTATTTTTGACAGATTTATATTCAATAGTTTAACCTAGCATACAATTTAATGCTGGCTATTCTTTAATGACAAAATACAGACCACAGCCAGTACCTAATTAGCATAGCTCAGCCTCATGGACATGGAGATGTAATCCATGTATATCTATGGTGCCATCCTACACTCAAAGGACAGGGGTACAATTGCATTCATTATGGGGTGGACAGGAGGAATGCAGTGGTGGCGTACACATGGTAAATATACTGACATGTCTTTTGTTGGCTGTTCTAGAATTTTCAGTAAGCAGAGGTTactatttttgtttgttacacTAGCTGCCTGCATGCTCTTGTTGCCATAGTACCAATAAAAAGGGAGTGGAAATTTATCCACTTCCATTTTATTACCCTTTTAAAAGATCCACACTGGCATTAGTtgtctgaaattaaaacattttgattttatCCTTTACCAAGGTCGTACAGGTCGTGTCATTTATTAGGGGTCACAACAGGTGGGGGAATAATGATGCTGATCCCAGGGCTTTAGACTGGAAGGAATTCTGATGGTCATCTCAAGTGCCAAATGTCAGATCTTTTCCGAAAAGGCTCTCCCCAAATTCCCCAAAGGACCCCCGGTTGGACGCAGGCATTAGTAATTGATGGCTTGGCAGATGAACTGTAGCAACTGTCCTCAGGCTTCATTGCAGCACGATGAGTCAAGAAGAGCGGTTCCAGTTACTTCAGGACAATGTCTGAAATTTCACATATTTTgcataatttaaaacaaacgCTTAGAGCCTGTCTCATATATATGTGCAGGTTATTATTATATAGAATCAGGAGTGTTGAAATTGAAAGGATATGTTATAACACTTAGAAACGTGTAAAGTTGAAAACAGCATAAAATTTGCCACACATATTCCCTGCCGTGACTGGCTTCAACAAAGATATAACTGACCGTGACACATTATTACTCACTGTGTCACCCGCGCCCATTTGGCATCTTTCGGAAAAATGATTTGCAGGAGGGCCTGGTCACAAGACGAAAGTCTGCCCAGGCACCCTAAAGCAGAGTAGCAACAGCGAAGCCAATTGGCCGAGAGCGCAGCAGCTGAAATAGCTATGTaaacactttctctctctccgagACCTCCGGTAATTATAGCCAGGATGCTGGTGACGACAGTTGTCCCATCGAGACTTCAAATGCTGTTATAAATTTGACATTATGACATTTGATCTTGGATCCTATTGGCGCGTTCACGTAAACACTGCCGGGCGGTATAAAGCCCGAGCAGCCCGGCTGGAACACAAGTTGTTTACGCTCCAGCTCGACTTATCCCAGACACCGAGGCGTGACCAGGAGAGGGGGCTACTTTAATCCAGTCCGCTGGTTTTTATGTAACacaggaggggaaaaagtgagggggacacagggggaagAGGCCATATGACAATTTGGCGAAGAGAGGAGTGAATCTTTTGGAGAGGCTAGAGCACGTAGCACGCAGAGACTGGAGCGATAGAGGATTTTTACTGGTGGGCTGTGAGAACCTGTGAACTTCAAGGTAAGTTCTGTTAGCAGAGTTATGTTAAGTTACGCTGTGATTTCTGGCGTGCAACATTTTAACGTTGGgttaaaaacactgaaactTTGGCTGCGCCTGTGAACATAATTCCTGCAATTAt of the Takifugu flavidus isolate HTHZ2018 chromosome 19, ASM371156v2, whole genome shotgun sequence genome contains:
- the LOC130516064 gene encoding protein SOGA3-like isoform X2, whose protein sequence is MQSRLDNMNVEEADVEEEGRAVAEPQTGTVTQQALDGEMEMDEMERLLEENEDLKCEIEEMRTEMDEMRDTFYEEDTCQLQEMRRELERANKNCRILQYRLRKAERKRLRYAQTGEIDEELLRSLEQDLKVAKDVSVRLHHELEKVEEKRTKTEEENEKLRQKLIEVEVTKQALQNELDKTKESQKRKGSKDIQKPDKKSAQTPTEEDNEDLKCQLAFIKEEAVLMRKKTAKIDKEKDRLEQELQKYRSFYGELDSTHPKGEAGGPPTTRESELKLRLRLVEEEANILGRKIVELEVENRGLRAELDDLRGEGEGAASSGSEAMGGQGGGRALGDDLTELRQQLQLVEDEAELLRRNLADAEEQNKRVTGELNKLRFKAGTHEGGARHGGGSDGAKMEALQEELKAARLQINDLSGKVMQLQYENRVLLSNMQRYDLASHLSLRPSPRDSDAESDAGGASGRRESDEDSTSSRLLPPHRKREGPVGGESDSDEVRNNSSSSRCLTPTRGLYTPTGPEGASSSTLARFLPGGRCSLPERQQMIDIRVEAERLVRTIDRLIADTASVISDARVYVSNGDLMLGRGGEEGAEDDGSRIREHELLYRINAQMKAFRKELQAFIDRLEVPRLEDREADEPLSVTKNTGEAQRIPRRCG
- the LOC130516064 gene encoding protein SOGA3-like isoform X1, whose protein sequence is MQSRLDNMNVEEADVEEEGRAVAEPQTGTVTQQALDGEMEMDEMERLLEENEDLKCEIEEMRTEMDEMRDTFYEEDTCQLQEMRRELERANKNCRILQYRLRKAERKRLRYAQTGEIDEELLRSLEQDLKVAKDVSVRLHHELEKVEEKRTKTEEENEKLRQKLIEVEVTKQALQNELDKTKESQKRKGSKDIQKPDKKSAQTPTEEDNEDLKCQLAFIKEEAVLMRKKTAKIDKEKDRLEQELQKYRSFYGELDSTHPKGEAGGPPTTRESELKLRLRLVEEEANILGRKIVELEVENRGLRAELDDLRGEGEGAASSGSEAMGGQGGGRALGDDLTELRQQLQLVEDEAELLRRNLADAEEQNKRVTGELNKLRFKAGTHEGGARHGGGSDGAKMEALQEELKAARLQINDLSGKVMQLQYENRVLLSNMQRYDLASHLSLRPSPRDSDAESDAGGASGRRESDEDSTSSRLLPPHRKREGPVGGESDSDEVRNNSSSSRCLTPTRGLYTPTGPEGASSSTLARFLPGGRCSLPERQQMIDIRVEAERLVRTIDRLIADTASVISDARVYVSNGDLMLGRGGEEGAEDDGSRIREHELLYRINAQMKAFRKELQAFIDRLEVPRLEDREADEPLSMFQPIILLILILVLFSSLSYATIFKLVFLFTLFFVL
- the LOC130516064 gene encoding protein SOGA3-like isoform X3; this encodes MRTEMDEMRDTFYEEDTCQLQEMRRELERANKNCRILQYRLRKAERKRLRYAQTGEIDEELLRSLEQDLKVAKDVSVRLHHELEKVEEKRTKTEEENEKLRQKLIEVEVTKQALQNELDKTKESQKRKGSKDIQKPDKKSAQTPTEEDNEDLKCQLAFIKEEAVLMRKKTAKIDKEKDRLEQELQKYRSFYGELDSTHPKGEAGGPPTTRESELKLRLRLVEEEANILGRKIVELEVENRGLRAELDDLRGEGEGAASSGSEAMGGQGGGRALGDDLTELRQQLQLVEDEAELLRRNLADAEEQNKRVTGELNKLRFKAGTHEGGARHGGGSDGAKMEALQEELKAARLQINDLSGKVMQLQYENRVLLSNMQRYDLASHLSLRPSPRDSDAESDAGGASGRRESDEDSTSSRLLPPHRKREGPVGGESDSDEVRNNSSSSRCLTPTRGLYTPTGPEGASSSTLARFLPGGRCSLPERQQMIDIRVEAERLVRTIDRLIADTASVISDARVYVSNGDLMLGRGGEEGAEDDGSRIREHELLYRINAQMKAFRKELQAFIDRLEVPRLEDREADEPLSMFQPIILLILILVLFSSLSYATIFKLVFLFTLFFVL